GAACTGCTGCGGGAAGCCCCGGAGCTGTTTCGACGCGTGCAGGACGCCAACAACCGAGGTGACCTGGAAGAACTGGCAGCGTTGAGCGACGATGGTGACTTACTGCAGTACTTTGTCTCGAGCATCAATGAACGGAACGAAGCGCCGCGTACCAAAGTTCTCGCCGTGAGCGTCCGGGGCAATCGTGTGCTCGACTTCGTAAGCTCGGCGGCGTCCTTCACTGGCAGCATCCACTTCAAGGCGGAAATCGCCGAGGGGGATGACCCCTCTGAAGTCATCGAAGAGGTCTGGCACTTCCTGAAACCCTCGGGCGGGGGAACCTGGAAGCTTGCCGGTATCGAGCAACTCTGACAGACATCTCTGCGAACCGTGCCCCCTCGCTCACGTGCAGGGGGCACTTTGCCGTAGGCTACGAAGCTCCAGGAGGCCGAGCGTCCGACGGGCCGCTAGGAAAGTCGTTGATTTGGCGCGATGCCTCGGGCTTCCAGCGCGGCGGAAACCGAGGCTGCTATGCACTCCGGCGCGTAGCGGAGGGTTTGGCTCTCGTCTAAGCCAAGGGCGTCGAGCACGCGTGCGAGCGCGAGGAAATAGGCTCGAAGCCTTTCGTACGGTACTTCACCGTCCAGCTGAACAGTTTGGCCGCTGGCGCGATTGAGCCGGCGAGCCAGCTCCTCCGCATACGCAAATCGAACCCGGTCATGCCCAAAGTCTCCAGAGATGCTCAGTCGGGCGTCATGGGTGAAGTCGTCGCTCTGGATGAATACCGGGCCGTCGTTTGCTTGCGCAGCGGTCCAGGGGCCGGCTTCTTATACCGGGGACTGCTGTCGGCAGCCCGCTTCGTACATCCCGAAGGCATCGTTCGTCAGTTTGTTAGCGTAGTTGTGCCCGTTGCGCTCAAGGTCGTAGCCGCGATTCCGGGCCAACTCCACGAACGCACGCCGGCTCTGGGCATGACGATTCGACACTGTCTCCTCCGCGAGATGTAGTTCCAAAAATAGCGAAGCGTTTTAGCCAAAAAAAATGGCTGCCCCGACTTTCAGCGGGGCAGCAGGAATGATGGAAAGTTCAGGCCGCTACCGGAACTTGGTAGCGCAGCTGGTTCCAGGTCAGGCCGAGCGAGATGTCTGTCTTGAACGCAACGAGCTTCCGGGACAGGCGAACCTGGTCGACGTGCGCGCGAAGGTTCTCGGCGCGCTTGCCTTTCAGTTCGCCTGCCGCAGCCAGTAGGTTCTCCAGGCCACCGTACTTGGCAATCCATTGGCCCGCCGTCGTCGCCCCAACGTCGGGGACGCCTGGCACATCGTCCGAATCGTCGCCCGTCAACGCCAGCACGTCATGAACCAACTCGGGCGGCACGAAGAACTTGGCCTTGACCCAGGCGGCGTCACGCCACTCCGGCTTGAAGTGGTCCCGGATTCGGGCGCCCTGTGCGAGCATGATGGTCATGTCCTTGTCGTTGGACACCACCACGAGTTCAGCACCGGGCTTTCTCTTGGCCCAAAGGCCGCCGACTGTGCCGATGACGTCATCCGCCTCGACACCTTCGACCGAGATTGAATGGATGCCGATGTCCTTGATGCGCTCGCGGAACTCAGGCAGCGCCGCTCGGAGGTCCTGGGGCATCGGCTTTCGCTTCTGCCGATAGGCTGGGTACAGGTCGTGCCGCCAGGTGCGACCGCCGAAATCGAACGGGGCAAGTACGTGGCTTGGCCGGTGCTCGCTCAGTGCGCGCCTGAAGGAAGCCAGCGACGAGCGCAGTGCGCCTTGGGCCTTCTCAGGCGAATCGTCGGCCGGAATGGCTTCGTAGACGCGCCGTACGATGTTCAGTCCGTCGATGAGGAGGAGCTTTTCCTCAGGGGGTTGTTCGTAGTCTTCCATTGATGCCTCTTTCTGATAACAGGTCCTGGAGCGTGTAGCGAGTCAGCCACGGGAGGCGCGGATATAGGCGTGGTGCATCTCGGCTCCACCATTGACCATGCGATAGCTACAGGGGGCATCAGGACAACCCAACGAAAGAACGACCAAATGACATCCTCCAAGACTCTCCTCGAGGCCAAGGCGCCCCTAAAGCCCAAGCCCACGGCTGCAGAACGGAGTGCCGCGCTGGTCCAGCGCAAGGCCGCCGAAGCCGCGGCTGAAGCCGAACGAATCGGGCGCTTCGAGACCGAGCGCCCAGTCTGGTGGCTGCGAATCTGGGCGAAGGCCCTGCGGCTTTCCCTCCTGGCACGCGACCACACCGGCTTTCGCGACGCGTATAGCTGGTGGTTTGACGACTTCCGCGTGGATGCCGTGGCACAGTCCTTCCACCTGGAGTCGACCGGCGGCCGCGCGAACGTGCACGCCGAATCGGGCACCGCGGCCTGCGAGTTCGAGCAGATTGACGCGGCCCTGGACCGCGCCATCACCTGGTTCGACGAATACCTCGCCGAGCAGGAGCGCCTGCGCCAAGCCGAGCTCGAACGCCAGGAGCATCGAAAAAGGGGCCTGGAAAAGCTCACCGATGCCGAAAAGTCCGCCCTAGGCCTAATTCGCTAACCACTCCTTCAGGGCCCGCACACCGTCGCGGGCCCTTTTTCTTTGGACACGCGTGCCCTTTCGATAAGAAAAGCGGCCCCACAAGAACTGTGTGGCCGGTCGAATATTTCCCCCCCCGCTGTACCCGCGCCTCGTCGCGGTAACAAGGCAGGCCTCGCCGCGCAGGCGGCATTCACCGACCCCGCTCCGGGGGACGCGCTTTTACTGAGGCGCCCTTGTCCTTTTCGCTACACGCACCAGGACAAACTACAGCCCTTCGGGGCCTCAAGACACATGACTTCCGAAAATCGTGACTTCGCGGTGGACCGCAACATCCTCGTATCGGTCATCCAATCCCAGGCAGGAACACTGGGCAAGGCGCTTCTCGAAGGCGTCA
This window of the Variovorax sp. PBL-H6 genome carries:
- a CDS encoding 5'-3' exonuclease produces the protein MEDYEQPPEEKLLLIDGLNIVRRVYEAIPADDSPEKAQGALRSSLASFRRALSEHRPSHVLAPFDFGGRTWRHDLYPAYRQKRKPMPQDLRAALPEFRERIKDIGIHSISVEGVEADDVIGTVGGLWAKRKPGAELVVVSNDKDMTIMLAQGARIRDHFKPEWRDAAWVKAKFFVPPELVHDVLALTGDDSDDVPGVPDVGATTAGQWIAKYGGLENLLAAAGELKGKRAENLRAHVDQVRLSRKLVAFKTDISLGLTWNQLRYQVPVAA